Proteins co-encoded in one Anaerolineae bacterium genomic window:
- a CDS encoding CinA family protein: MLEKEAGELLRKLGLTLAVAESCTGGLLAHRITNVPGSSRYFIGGVVAYSNQVKSALLQVSEETLNTKGAVSEETAIQMARGVRELLKTDIGIGITGIAGPGGGTPTKPVGLVYVALSAPDYEECLQLKWEGHRIQNKRLSTEAALELLIKYLRRREG, translated from the coding sequence ATGCTGGAAAAAGAAGCAGGCGAACTTTTGAGAAAGCTTGGTTTAACCCTGGCCGTGGCTGAGTCCTGTACGGGCGGTCTCCTGGCTCACCGCATAACCAACGTTCCGGGAAGTTCCAGGTATTTTATAGGCGGAGTTGTAGCTTATTCAAACCAGGTAAAGAGCGCTCTCCTTCAGGTGAGCGAGGAAACCCTCAACACGAAGGGGGCTGTAAGCGAGGAGACAGCTATCCAGATGGCCAGGGGGGTGCGGGAACTCCTTAAAACCGATATCGGTATCGGGATAACCGGTATAGCAGGCCCGGGGGGGGGAACTCCCACAAAGCCCGTGGGGCTTGTATATGTAGCCCTTTCGGCCCCAGATTACGAGGAATGCCTTCAGCTTAAGTGGGAAGGCCATCGGATTCAGAACAAAAGGCTTTCCACTGAAGCAGCTCTGGAGTTGTTAATTAAATACCTGCGTCGGAGGGAAGGTTGA
- a CDS encoding ASKHA domain-containing protein has protein sequence MTVKVEFEPLGRAGELTEPVTLLEIARALGIALLAPCGGQGKCGRCVIQITEGKFSPLTPADYRFLSPEQIAQGYRLACQAKPLSHSRIFIPPESLSVPQRLQIEGQEIPVEPEPGLRTYPLSLTPPSLQDLRPDAERLIHALKSLYGIEASLDFSLLRELPEKLRAENWRGKAAVRQSEVVAFLPSEAFPLGLAVDLGTTKIATYLVNLESGKTLAFRGLVNPQISYGEDIISRITYASQKPGGASELQKAVVEALNKAVAEMCADLKAHPSWVVEAVIVGNTAMHHLLLGLPVHQLGYAPYVPAVQGALEVKAREIGLELAPGAVVYLPPLIAGFVGSDHVAALLAAGFGRSEGPALLLDIGTNTEICLAFRGRLMSLSCASGPAFEGAHITCGMRASPGAIESLTLEDDEVKFQTIEGLPPLGLCGSGILDVVAQLRKAGVIDPTGRMGPHPRVRRTNGQLSFVISEGSPEHPTILFTQKDVREIQLAKGAIRAGIEVLLRGANLSPEDLKEVILAGAFGTYLRTESAVEIGMLPRIPAERFRQIGNAAGAGARAMLISTSMRTDAEKLARRVEYIELAAVPDFAELFARAMLL, from the coding sequence TTGACCGTAAAGGTGGAATTTGAACCCCTCGGGCGCGCGGGAGAGTTGACCGAACCGGTTACACTTTTAGAGATCGCCCGTGCCCTGGGGATTGCTCTCCTGGCCCCATGCGGTGGACAGGGTAAATGCGGCCGCTGCGTCATCCAAATTACCGAAGGGAAATTTTCCCCCCTCACCCCCGCCGATTACCGATTTCTCTCTCCAGAGCAGATCGCCCAGGGATACCGGTTGGCCTGCCAGGCCAAACCCCTATCCCACAGTCGCATCTTCATCCCTCCGGAGTCTCTTTCGGTTCCCCAGCGACTTCAGATCGAGGGACAGGAAATTCCAGTAGAACCCGAGCCAGGCTTGCGCACCTATCCCCTTTCCTTAACTCCGCCATCTCTGCAGGACCTTCGCCCTGATGCTGAACGGTTAATCCATGCCCTCAAAAGCCTTTACGGGATAGAAGCTTCCCTGGATTTCTCCCTCCTTCGGGAGTTACCGGAAAAGCTCCGGGCTGAGAACTGGCGAGGAAAAGCCGCAGTCCGCCAGAGCGAAGTCGTGGCCTTCCTTCCCTCGGAGGCTTTTCCCCTTGGGCTGGCTGTAGACCTGGGGACTACCAAAATCGCTACCTATCTGGTAAACCTTGAAAGTGGCAAAACGCTGGCTTTCCGTGGCCTTGTGAACCCCCAGATTTCTTACGGCGAGGACATTATCTCCCGGATAACTTACGCCTCCCAGAAGCCAGGAGGGGCGTCTGAGCTCCAGAAAGCTGTGGTGGAGGCTCTCAACAAAGCTGTTGCAGAAATGTGCGCCGACCTTAAAGCTCATCCTTCCTGGGTGGTTGAGGCCGTAATAGTGGGAAACACGGCTATGCACCACCTACTCCTGGGATTACCGGTACACCAGCTCGGATATGCTCCATACGTTCCCGCCGTGCAGGGGGCTCTGGAGGTAAAAGCGCGGGAGATTGGGCTCGAGCTGGCTCCAGGAGCGGTGGTCTACCTTCCCCCCCTTATTGCTGGATTCGTTGGGAGCGACCATGTGGCTGCTCTTCTGGCAGCCGGCTTCGGCCGGTCGGAAGGGCCTGCTCTTCTTCTGGATATAGGCACCAACACCGAAATATGCCTGGCTTTTAGAGGCAGGCTCATGAGCCTTTCCTGTGCCTCCGGCCCCGCCTTCGAAGGGGCACACATCACCTGCGGAATGCGAGCTTCCCCAGGAGCCATTGAAAGCCTAACCCTTGAAGATGACGAAGTAAAGTTCCAGACCATAGAAGGCTTGCCGCCCCTCGGCCTCTGTGGTTCGGGCATACTGGACGTGGTAGCCCAACTCCGAAAGGCCGGGGTGATTGACCCCACCGGACGGATGGGGCCACATCCCAGGGTCCGGAGAACGAACGGTCAACTTTCTTTCGTAATCAGCGAAGGAAGCCCGGAACATCCTACGATCCTTTTCACTCAGAAAGATGTGAGGGAAATTCAACTGGCCAAGGGGGCTATCCGCGCAGGCATTGAAGTGCTCCTGAGGGGAGCGAACCTTTCTCCGGAGGACCTTAAAGAAGTGATTCTAGCTGGAGCCTTTGGGACTTACCTCAGAACCGAGAGCGCCGTGGAAATCGGTATGCTCCCCAGGATACCGGCGGAACGCTTTCGTCAGATAGGGAACGCCGCTGGAGCGGGAGCCAGGGCTATGCTTATCTCCACCAGCATGCGAACGGATGCGGAAAAGCTGGCCCGGCGGGTTGAATATATAGAACTTGCCGCCGTGCCTGATTTTGCCGAACTTTTTGCCAGAGCAATGCTTCTTTGA
- a CDS encoding aldehyde ferredoxin oxidoreductase family protein, giving the protein MPYIYHGRLLYVDLETGSIQEIPVEEEDVRKFFMGSGLGAELFRRDEAYRKPPLSPQSPLYILAGLLTGSFIPTACKTSFCARSPLTEIWCEATVGGYFGAMLRFAGYDGLIFTGKAETPLYLWVTEGKAELRDASHLWGLDVYRTAEAIRAETHPKAQIAAIGPAGENQVFTASVMIGGLDGRAAGRGGMGAVMGSKNLKAVAAFGTTRLRYYDEPGLKEEVRQANARIKENTVALSLWGTAGGVLRAEAYGDFPLKNWREGSWPEGAEKISGQRIRETIFVRDYRCFACPIACGKDVKLKRGHQEVIVSGPEYETVAGFGGMCLIDNLEAIAEANDLCNRLGLDTISVSSAIAFAIEAFERGLLSEKDTGGYSLRWGDPEGVLSLVEDIAYRRGLGELLAMGVRRAAEALGPQAQEFAVHVKGMEVPYHDPRAFTGMALNYATANRGACHLESLTYWVGYGVRIDELYIPEDYHPHSSRGKARMVVDFQNYMTLYNALGLCKFAGRANLPPSLLARWLNLALGWEITGEELMATGERLFNLKRALNVEMGITRADDTLPDRLLKEPRPSGGAAGVLPELESMLEEYYRIRRWDEKGKPIS; this is encoded by the coding sequence ATGCCATACATTTACCATGGCCGATTGCTCTACGTTGACCTTGAGACCGGCTCCATTCAGGAAATTCCTGTGGAAGAGGAAGATGTGAGGAAATTCTTCATGGGGAGCGGGCTTGGGGCTGAGCTTTTCCGCCGAGATGAGGCCTACCGAAAACCTCCCCTTTCTCCCCAGAGCCCCCTCTACATCCTGGCCGGGCTGCTTACTGGCTCTTTTATCCCGACCGCATGCAAAACAAGCTTCTGCGCCCGTTCGCCCTTGACGGAAATCTGGTGCGAGGCTACTGTGGGGGGATACTTTGGAGCGATGCTGAGGTTTGCCGGATACGATGGGTTGATCTTTACCGGAAAAGCTGAAACCCCCCTTTACCTCTGGGTCACCGAAGGTAAAGCCGAACTGCGAGACGCCTCCCATCTATGGGGGCTTGATGTTTACCGAACGGCGGAAGCCATAAGGGCCGAAACTCACCCCAAAGCTCAAATAGCTGCCATTGGCCCTGCAGGCGAAAACCAGGTCTTCACTGCTTCTGTAATGATAGGAGGTCTTGACGGGAGGGCCGCTGGAAGAGGAGGCATGGGAGCTGTTATGGGCTCCAAGAACCTCAAGGCCGTAGCTGCCTTCGGGACTACCCGTCTCCGCTATTACGATGAGCCAGGCCTCAAGGAAGAAGTCCGGCAAGCCAATGCAAGGATAAAAGAGAACACCGTCGCTCTCAGCCTCTGGGGGACGGCAGGAGGAGTGCTGAGGGCGGAAGCCTATGGTGATTTTCCCCTCAAGAACTGGCGGGAAGGAAGCTGGCCAGAAGGAGCCGAGAAAATTTCCGGCCAGCGCATCCGAGAGACTATCTTCGTCAGGGATTACCGGTGTTTCGCCTGTCCCATCGCCTGTGGCAAGGATGTAAAGCTGAAAAGAGGCCATCAAGAAGTGATAGTATCAGGGCCGGAATACGAAACCGTGGCCGGATTCGGAGGAATGTGCCTCATAGACAACCTTGAGGCCATAGCCGAAGCCAATGACCTCTGTAACCGCCTGGGCCTTGATACTATTTCCGTTTCCTCAGCTATAGCTTTCGCCATTGAAGCCTTTGAAAGGGGGCTTCTGAGCGAAAAGGACACAGGAGGATACTCCCTCCGCTGGGGCGATCCGGAAGGGGTTCTGAGCCTTGTGGAGGATATAGCCTACCGCAGGGGATTGGGCGAACTACTGGCTATGGGCGTCAGGCGTGCTGCTGAGGCCTTAGGCCCCCAAGCCCAAGAGTTCGCCGTCCACGTCAAAGGCATGGAGGTGCCCTACCATGACCCCAGGGCTTTCACCGGCATGGCCCTTAACTATGCCACCGCTAATCGTGGAGCCTGCCACCTGGAATCCCTCACTTATTGGGTGGGCTATGGGGTAAGAATTGACGAACTTTACATCCCTGAAGATTATCACCCCCATTCCTCCCGGGGCAAGGCCAGGATGGTGGTGGATTTTCAGAACTACATGACCCTTTACAATGCTTTGGGTTTGTGCAAGTTTGCAGGAAGGGCAAACCTCCCACCCAGCCTTCTGGCCCGGTGGCTCAACCTTGCCCTGGGGTGGGAAATTACGGGAGAAGAACTGATGGCCACAGGAGAACGCCTTTTCAACCTTAAAAGGGCTTTGAATGTGGAAATGGGGATAACTCGGGCCGATGATACCCTTCCCGATCGCCTGCTGAAGGAACCAAGGCCCTCCGGTGGTGCAGCCGGAGTATTGCCTGAGCTTGAATCCATGCTGGAGGAATACTACCGCATTCGGAGGTGGGACGAGAAAGGAAAACCTATCTCTTGA